One genomic window of Prochlorococcus sp. MIT 0801 includes the following:
- a CDS encoding UvrD-helicase domain-containing protein produces the protein MNNIELFQANKYPLTNGMRLIEASAGTGKTFSLSHLVLRLLTEKEYSINEILVVSFTEATASEIKAKIIERLISALKIIESINTNVKPYQIDDVLNEWIELNITSKERGLYIASLLLEALERIDTADITTIHGFCSKTLRREAIENGNNLNPTIEKDSNSLINEIVEEYWIKEILEIEISELKGIFKTNFNRKNLIQVLSSLDNDPNNIFKQTFNDLQIEESLSSQLNNLIDLLWIEFKTIWKEKGQELEEGFIEIAKDLKSQGITGTQPYSSKPRKNRYQLLSNWIEEYKEKKRPSYEDIQNQTLINKYFHPKNIYKLDMKYKINSCSKEMKETLDIIGALYDSPGELVWEHALLFTKRELEKRKSKKGLINYSDLLKLLDPKKLNSKKIKDEYKPNNIYKNLKSRYKVALIDEFQDTDPVQLRLLKEAFGNSATHLLLMIGDPKQAIYSFRGGSLNTYLKAREACDRIDLMNANYRSTKSLILTLNKLFLDGLIRSNLSTQELNPCSQEELLKLNGIKEPFKIINLIDNNQEEKAQRVNLESKSRIEDKIPKVIGSYLLELLSNNPKDLNPSDICILVNRHDQATNINSYLSKIKIPSQLLSNENIFTREGAQILQIFINCIVSPYNQQKISILACSELMQWKKKKLIESKINGDFDSLSSKFNELAKLFPKIGLLGCLSNFLEGKSIADLSQRGTLLGDLYQSSQLVDEQIHRQQLNALRASQWLSSQRFQPIESIPEEYQPNSAISNSSVNIITIHKSKGLQFKIVICPYLWQRPPDKKSHLWKDNQNLLISKKYKWHKKYCSYQNFIRKESLNEAERLAYVAFTRAKQQLIVLWAKAADQEGNPLSGFLFGSESINLKIEEHTKAMMEKSFKRRELRVDIQDIKAIETNKTWTQPKNEVKLQLGETPKHQFENSWGRYSFSKWISQKDDELILKDFSEELNEDHAFKDEIEDVSLQKIDQLLIENDQSIDKSEDQVLSIESPIGDFPRGPIAGTCLHKILEKIDFNDIENQLKVSAIIEEELNTVNISNSFIEPINILLKRIANIPLGGPLGKLKMKDLNSKSSIKELKFDIPICHKANPINTSELSSIFKEDPQNKYGTDYINKLMNLNIYSSGFLTGSIDHIFADNPNHEIAKWWVLDWKSNWIGSPLSKDGGSFCGPSNYSISRMDEEMYHHHYPLQAHIYLLALHRFLNWRLPEYSPQKHLGGYIYVFLRGLPDKGDLEEKSFSQRTPGLIVEPAPIKRIQKLDLLIKRI, from the coding sequence ATGAATAATATTGAATTATTTCAAGCAAATAAATATCCTTTAACTAATGGAATGCGCCTAATAGAAGCAAGTGCTGGTACAGGCAAGACATTCTCTCTTTCTCATCTTGTCTTAAGGTTATTGACTGAAAAAGAGTATTCGATAAACGAAATACTGGTTGTTAGCTTTACAGAAGCTACAGCATCAGAAATAAAAGCAAAAATCATTGAAAGACTAATTTCAGCATTAAAAATAATTGAATCAATAAATACAAACGTAAAACCATATCAAATTGACGACGTATTAAATGAATGGATTGAATTAAATATTACATCCAAAGAAAGGGGTTTATATATAGCTTCCCTGCTATTAGAAGCATTAGAAAGAATTGACACTGCAGATATCACAACAATTCATGGATTTTGCAGTAAAACTCTTCGTAGAGAAGCTATAGAGAATGGTAATAATTTAAACCCAACCATTGAAAAAGATTCAAATTCACTAATAAATGAAATTGTTGAAGAATATTGGATAAAAGAAATATTAGAAATAGAGATTTCAGAATTAAAAGGGATATTTAAAACTAATTTTAATCGTAAGAATTTAATTCAAGTTCTTAGTTCATTGGATAATGATCCAAATAATATTTTCAAACAAACATTTAATGACTTACAAATAGAAGAAAGTCTTTCAAGTCAATTAAACAACTTAATTGATTTATTATGGATAGAATTTAAAACTATATGGAAAGAAAAGGGCCAAGAGCTTGAAGAGGGATTTATAGAAATTGCGAAAGATCTAAAATCTCAGGGTATTACAGGGACACAGCCATACTCATCCAAGCCTAGGAAAAATCGTTATCAGCTTTTAAGTAACTGGATTGAAGAATATAAAGAGAAAAAACGACCATCATATGAGGATATTCAAAATCAAACCCTTATAAATAAATATTTTCATCCTAAAAATATTTACAAATTAGATATGAAATATAAAATAAATTCTTGTTCAAAAGAAATGAAGGAAACACTTGATATCATAGGAGCTTTATACGATAGTCCAGGTGAATTAGTTTGGGAACATGCTTTGTTATTTACTAAGAGAGAGCTTGAGAAAAGAAAATCTAAGAAGGGTCTGATAAATTATTCTGATCTACTTAAATTATTAGACCCTAAAAAACTCAATAGTAAAAAAATTAAAGATGAATATAAACCTAATAATATCTATAAAAACTTAAAATCTAGATATAAAGTAGCCTTAATCGATGAGTTTCAAGATACTGACCCAGTCCAGTTAAGATTACTAAAAGAAGCCTTTGGTAACAGTGCAACGCATCTATTACTAATGATTGGAGATCCAAAGCAAGCAATCTATAGTTTCAGAGGTGGGAGTTTAAATACATACTTAAAAGCCCGAGAAGCTTGTGATCGAATTGATTTGATGAACGCTAATTATAGAAGTACAAAATCCCTAATCTTAACTCTTAATAAATTATTTCTTGATGGTTTAATTAGATCAAATCTATCGACTCAAGAACTTAATCCATGTTCACAAGAAGAGCTATTAAAACTGAATGGTATAAAAGAACCATTTAAGATAATAAATCTAATAGATAACAATCAAGAGGAAAAAGCACAAAGAGTAAACTTAGAATCAAAAAGCAGAATCGAGGATAAAATTCCGAAAGTTATTGGATCTTATCTGTTAGAACTATTAAGCAATAATCCTAAAGATTTAAACCCCTCAGATATTTGCATACTAGTTAATAGACACGATCAAGCTACCAACATCAATAGCTATTTATCAAAAATAAAAATCCCTTCACAACTCCTAAGCAATGAAAATATTTTTACTAGAGAGGGTGCTCAAATTCTACAGATTTTCATTAACTGCATCGTCAGTCCATACAACCAACAAAAAATTTCCATTTTGGCTTGTTCTGAGCTAATGCAATGGAAAAAGAAAAAACTTATTGAATCAAAAATTAATGGGGATTTTGATTCATTATCTTCGAAGTTCAATGAACTTGCCAAATTATTTCCAAAGATTGGATTGTTAGGGTGTTTATCAAACTTTCTAGAAGGTAAATCAATAGCTGACCTTTCTCAAAGAGGAACTTTGTTAGGTGATTTATATCAAAGCTCTCAGTTAGTAGACGAACAGATCCATCGACAGCAATTGAATGCTTTAAGAGCATCACAATGGCTTAGCTCGCAACGATTCCAGCCCATCGAGTCAATACCTGAAGAGTATCAACCTAATAGTGCCATTAGTAATAGCTCCGTAAATATCATTACAATCCATAAGAGTAAAGGACTTCAATTTAAAATAGTAATCTGTCCATACTTATGGCAAAGACCTCCAGATAAAAAAAGTCATTTATGGAAAGATAATCAAAATCTATTAATTTCTAAAAAGTATAAATGGCATAAAAAATATTGTTCATATCAAAATTTCATTAGAAAAGAATCATTAAATGAAGCAGAGCGGTTAGCTTACGTTGCTTTTACAAGAGCCAAGCAACAATTAATAGTCCTGTGGGCAAAGGCTGCTGATCAAGAAGGGAACCCTCTTTCAGGATTTTTATTTGGATCTGAATCAATAAATTTAAAAATAGAAGAGCATACAAAAGCAATGATGGAAAAGTCATTCAAGAGAAGGGAACTAAGAGTTGATATTCAGGATATAAAAGCAATTGAAACTAATAAAACATGGACTCAACCGAAAAATGAAGTCAAATTACAACTTGGAGAAACTCCTAAACATCAGTTTGAGAATAGTTGGGGAAGGTATAGTTTTTCAAAATGGATATCACAAAAAGATGACGAATTAATTCTGAAAGACTTTTCAGAAGAGTTAAATGAAGATCATGCATTTAAAGATGAAATTGAGGATGTATCTCTCCAAAAAATTGATCAATTATTGATAGAGAACGATCAAAGTATTGACAAATCAGAAGATCAGGTTTTATCGATCGAAAGTCCTATTGGTGATTTCCCCCGAGGTCCTATAGCAGGGACTTGTCTTCATAAAATACTTGAAAAAATAGATTTCAATGATATTGAAAATCAACTAAAAGTTTCAGCTATAATAGAAGAAGAATTAAATACAGTTAATATAAGTAATTCATTTATTGAACCAATAAATATTTTATTAAAGAGAATTGCAAATATTCCTTTAGGTGGTCCTTTAGGTAAATTAAAGATGAAAGATTTAAATTCTAAAAGCTCTATCAAAGAATTAAAATTTGATATTCCAATTTGTCATAAAGCTAATCCAATTAATACTTCAGAATTATCATCCATATTTAAAGAAGATCCCCAAAATAAATATGGTACAGACTATATAAATAAACTTATGAATCTAAATATCTATAGCAGCGGTTTCCTAACCGGATCCATAGACCACATTTTTGCAGACAACCCAAATCATGAAATTGCTAAATGGTGGGTTTTAGATTGGAAAAGTAACTGGATAGGAAGTCCACTATCAAAAGATGGTGGATCTTTTTGTGGTCCCTCTAATTATTCAATTTCCAGAATGGATGAAGAAATGTACCATCACCACTATCCACTTCAAGCTCATATATATTTACTTGCTTTACATAGATTTTTAAATTGGAGACTCCCCGAGTATTCACCTCAAAAACATCTTGGAGGTTACATTTACGTGTTTTTGAGAGGACTTCCAGATAAAGGAGATTTAGAAGAAAAGAGTTTCTCTCAAAGGACTCCAGGCTTAATCGTAGAACCTGCTCCTATTAAAAGAATTCAAAAATTAGATTTATTGATTAAAAGAATTTAA
- a CDS encoding AAA family ATPase: MKKKFPTDLNKALLATLIRYFPPIEFNEALIDVVNVLMDGLSRGDVYIDMKEIPKNLELKYKDWPSFHMKALLESGWTKEDNSPIVLNGDFISWRRTHNEIVETINKIHLRNQTINNLSKELSVRIEAKNLEHLNIQQVEAVNLVKSEKIILLSGGPGTGKTSTILQMLLQALTRNPTLRIAMAAPTGKAAKKLKDTIQAGIKGFDDPIKDKLANIPSKTLHKWLEAGPNGFRRNSQRLLKLDLIVIDEMSMVDLSTINGLLDALTKSCQIILVGDPDQLLPIGSGGIWQILQEKETKTNFQTNSVKLTKSYRNKGDIALLRNTLKDKGVDAFWQLLSIKKDSTNTLNYLSSLKSVPDPVVRTLLSYRKKLKKLTENCITHIPEEAWQSSMIEIDQTVEIQKLFKFIDNLLILCPQRYGPWGVKKIHEFLLGKRFEKEVHKWEEGTPIMAKSNQPEIGLANGDVGIIIGNGEKRRFLFNVFSEEQTLVTRLINPSRLNIYDAAYAMTIHKAQGSEADQVLLLWPTSSKVSHEKTFNKFYSYDHEKRMLYTAITRAKKQLLVITTKEEDF, translated from the coding sequence TTGAAAAAAAAATTTCCAACTGATTTAAATAAAGCATTATTAGCTACTCTAATTCGCTATTTTCCACCCATAGAGTTTAATGAAGCCTTAATTGATGTTGTAAATGTACTAATGGATGGATTATCAAGAGGTGATGTTTATATAGACATGAAAGAAATCCCTAAAAATCTTGAACTTAAATATAAAGATTGGCCCAGCTTTCATATGAAAGCCTTATTAGAGAGTGGCTGGACTAAAGAAGATAACTCCCCAATAGTTTTAAATGGGGATTTTATAAGTTGGCGTCGAACACATAATGAGATTGTTGAGACCATAAATAAAATACACTTAAGGAATCAAACTATTAATAACCTATCTAAAGAATTATCTGTTCGAATTGAAGCTAAGAATTTAGAGCATCTAAATATTCAACAAGTAGAAGCTGTTAACCTTGTTAAAAGTGAAAAAATCATCTTATTAAGTGGTGGCCCAGGCACAGGCAAGACTAGTACCATCCTTCAAATGCTTTTACAAGCACTAACAAGAAATCCAACTCTTAGAATTGCAATGGCTGCTCCAACAGGGAAAGCCGCAAAAAAACTAAAAGATACTATTCAGGCGGGAATTAAAGGTTTTGATGATCCTATAAAGGATAAGCTTGCTAACATTCCCTCTAAAACATTACATAAATGGTTAGAAGCAGGACCAAATGGCTTCAGAAGAAACTCTCAACGTCTATTAAAATTAGACCTAATAGTCATAGATGAGATGTCAATGGTTGATTTATCAACCATTAATGGATTGCTCGATGCATTAACAAAATCATGTCAAATAATCTTAGTAGGTGATCCTGACCAATTATTACCAATAGGAAGTGGTGGTATATGGCAAATTTTACAAGAGAAAGAAACGAAAACAAACTTTCAAACTAACTCAGTCAAACTAACAAAGTCATACCGAAATAAAGGAGATATCGCTTTATTAAGAAATACACTAAAAGATAAAGGAGTAGATGCCTTTTGGCAGCTCCTTTCAATTAAAAAAGATTCAACAAATACACTTAATTACCTTTCATCCCTAAAAAGTGTTCCAGATCCGGTAGTAAGGACTCTTCTAAGCTATAGAAAGAAGCTTAAAAAGTTAACAGAAAATTGTATCACTCATATTCCAGAAGAAGCCTGGCAATCAAGCATGATTGAGATAGATCAAACAGTTGAGATACAAAAACTCTTTAAATTCATAGATAATCTTCTTATACTTTGTCCGCAAAGATATGGACCTTGGGGTGTAAAAAAAATCCACGAGTTCCTTTTAGGAAAGAGATTTGAGAAGGAAGTGCACAAGTGGGAGGAGGGAACACCCATCATGGCAAAAAGTAATCAACCTGAAATAGGTTTAGCAAATGGAGACGTTGGGATAATTATTGGCAACGGCGAGAAAAGACGTTTTTTATTTAATGTTTTTTCTGAGGAACAAACACTAGTAACTCGATTAATAAATCCATCAAGGTTAAATATATATGATGCGGCATATGCAATGACAATTCATAAAGCACAGGGGAGTGAAGCAGATCAAGTTCTTTTACTTTGGCCAACAAGCTCAAAAGTTTCACACGAGAAGACTTTCAATAAATTTTATTCTTATGATCATGAAAAAAGAATGCTTTACACAGCAATAACTCGTGCAAAAAAACAATTACTGGTAATTACCACTAAAGAAGAAGACTTTTAA
- a CDS encoding pyridoxine 5'-phosphate synthase, with translation MASLGVNIDHIANVREARKTFEPDPVKMVLLAELGGADGITVHLREDRRHIQDRDLNLLKETVHTRLNLEMAATEEMTSIALNLKPDMVTLVPEKREEVTTEGGLDVTKNKSKLKEIIQRLSDADIPVSLFVDPVQAQLENCAEVKAAWIELHTGKYAITKNQARNLELSILKESTAKAKSYGLRVNAGHGLTYQNVEPIAAIEGIEELNIGHTIISRALSVGLSQAVKEMKSLIINPRKDNF, from the coding sequence ATGGCAAGTCTTGGCGTAAACATTGATCACATAGCAAATGTCCGAGAAGCTCGTAAGACATTTGAACCTGACCCAGTAAAAATGGTTCTTTTAGCGGAATTAGGTGGTGCTGACGGTATAACAGTTCATTTAAGAGAAGATAGAAGGCATATTCAAGATAGAGATCTAAATCTTCTAAAAGAGACTGTGCATACTCGACTAAATCTTGAAATGGCTGCGACTGAAGAAATGACTTCAATAGCACTGAATCTCAAGCCAGATATGGTTACGTTAGTTCCTGAAAAAAGGGAAGAGGTCACGACAGAGGGAGGACTCGATGTCACTAAAAACAAAAGCAAATTAAAGGAAATAATTCAACGTCTTTCAGATGCGGATATTCCGGTTAGTCTTTTTGTTGATCCAGTCCAAGCTCAATTAGAAAATTGTGCTGAAGTTAAGGCCGCATGGATTGAACTGCATACAGGTAAATATGCAATCACAAAAAACCAGGCAAGAAATCTAGAATTATCTATTCTTAAAGAGAGCACAGCTAAAGCAAAATCATATGGTTTGAGAGTAAACGCAGGGCATGGATTGACATATCAAAACGTTGAACCGATTGCAGCTATTGAAGGGATTGAAGAATTAAATATTGGACATACAATTATATCTAGAGCCCTTTCAGTAGGTCTATCTCAGGCAGTAAAAGAAATGAAAAGCCTAATTATCAATCCGAGAAAAGACAACTTCTAA
- a CDS encoding exodeoxyribonuclease V subunit gamma, whose product MLTIYRSNKAEWLAELLGQELRLNPPEITEEVNIIVNTWPSSRWLSERLSIINNINALVKYPFPGTYLKRLVKRIIGIDPNEKDPWEKNNLVWNILELLPELMKEEEAEIIQSWLEKSDKENDNINLNSWDLANNIAEIFDDYILYRPEIIKQWLSKKAKKDFREFSVDKNIHWQEILFNLLYKKIKKDPFCIQVEKAIKRLKKDDISKLDYPKNLYIYGISSLAPLQIDLIQAFSKVINIKIYLISPCNDLWQRCEARRLQFRNTWNTPPDKQWLLESPRLEAFLGRMGAEFQQLLEGSGEYQLGNRNEEDIFSLTADIATNKGNKPNLLEQLQQELLSTKSESILTKEKSDKSLLFLKSPGKYRQVELIRDHILQLIANNKELQPRDILIMTPQVDSYAPIIASVFNNIDHNTTQLPWVITDRSQEDKVGLIHFVLDLLEISASRLTASIFENLLTNPALQTQQNISIEEVSEIIKSLQSAGFTWGLDSSERFGEETHSLCWCLERFLLGLVLPNNPVNGISNISPYSANISSTEFIKAWGILSKLCNYIDAIRSNRSCKEWIKLITSLVKDLFGDGGEWAWEEQQLLTIVNSWHLITDDCELEIDCLVVKDIITKALSSTNGKFGHRTGKITISALEPMRAIPHQVIIVMGLESRTFPRIDNRRSFNLLERKRELGDPNQYDKDRYSLLEALISTRQNLLLSWNSKDEKTGEDLEPPSPIQQWLNYLKIKLGANTYQDILIEPPANPLDHFNFIKTENSQIMSSDMKNLEARKWLEKAIPTKDISLALPIKWNGINESESKSFSFEETKEWLLNPQITWLKENEIQSKEFVNLIEDNDSLELSELEKYKLLKYRLENSDLSKINNTKNNSNYWEENFSGKGVFPPKGSGLIEEDILEERWNNLISAIYATGEITKRSIEMQELEGEFYFSGKNLIQIEIGILKYKTLMKGWLNHLYLSANSSFNSKTLIISKKIDYSKKINFEISKEILPINTQEATKTLREIHLLAAAGRKSCWPIPPESGLAYALAMNEKNKNEEDLFQKEWEGDLYRNGERESLSMELCFGKECKASTFLDVKSFNDILMSLYEPLLKNIY is encoded by the coding sequence TTGCTAACAATTTATCGAAGTAATAAAGCTGAATGGTTAGCAGAGTTGCTAGGACAGGAACTTCGATTAAATCCTCCTGAAATAACTGAAGAAGTTAACATTATCGTAAATACATGGCCATCAAGCAGATGGCTAAGTGAAAGACTTTCAATAATTAATAATATCAATGCATTAGTTAAGTACCCATTCCCTGGTACATATTTAAAAAGGTTAGTAAAGAGAATTATTGGTATTGATCCAAATGAAAAAGATCCATGGGAAAAGAATAATCTTGTTTGGAATATTCTAGAATTATTGCCAGAATTAATGAAAGAAGAAGAAGCAGAGATAATTCAATCATGGCTAGAAAAAAGCGATAAAGAAAATGATAATATTAATCTTAATTCATGGGATCTAGCAAATAATATTGCAGAGATATTTGACGATTACATACTTTATAGACCAGAAATTATAAAGCAATGGTTAAGCAAGAAAGCAAAGAAAGATTTTCGAGAATTTAGTGTTGATAAAAATATCCATTGGCAAGAAATATTATTTAATTTATTATATAAAAAGATAAAAAAAGATCCTTTTTGCATCCAAGTCGAAAAAGCTATTAAACGTTTGAAGAAAGATGATATTTCTAAATTAGATTATCCCAAAAATCTATACATCTATGGAATCAGCAGTCTGGCACCATTGCAAATAGATTTAATTCAAGCATTTTCAAAAGTAATCAATATAAAAATTTATCTAATTTCCCCTTGCAATGATCTTTGGCAAAGATGTGAAGCAAGAAGACTGCAGTTTAGAAACACATGGAATACTCCACCTGACAAGCAATGGTTACTAGAATCTCCAAGACTTGAAGCCTTCCTTGGGAGGATGGGGGCTGAATTTCAACAGTTGCTAGAGGGGAGTGGTGAATATCAATTGGGGAATAGAAATGAGGAAGATATTTTTTCTCTTACAGCAGATATCGCCACTAACAAAGGGAACAAACCAAATTTATTAGAACAACTACAACAAGAATTATTATCAACAAAAAGTGAAAGTATTTTAACCAAAGAAAAATCTGACAAATCACTACTTTTCCTTAAATCTCCAGGGAAGTATCGGCAAGTGGAATTAATACGGGACCATATATTACAGCTCATCGCCAATAACAAAGAACTTCAACCCAGAGACATCCTAATAATGACACCACAGGTGGATAGTTATGCACCAATAATTGCCTCAGTGTTTAACAATATCGATCATAATACTACTCAGCTACCTTGGGTAATAACAGATAGAAGTCAAGAAGATAAAGTAGGTTTAATACATTTTGTATTAGATCTGTTAGAGATTTCGGCCTCTCGTCTAACCGCTTCAATTTTTGAAAACTTATTAACGAATCCAGCACTCCAAACACAACAGAATATAAGTATTGAAGAGGTGAGTGAGATAATCAAAAGTCTTCAATCCGCTGGCTTTACTTGGGGACTTGATTCTTCAGAAAGATTTGGGGAAGAAACTCATAGTCTCTGTTGGTGTCTAGAAAGATTTCTACTTGGTCTTGTTTTACCAAACAATCCAGTTAATGGAATAAGCAATATCTCCCCTTATTCCGCGAATATTTCAAGTACAGAGTTTATAAAAGCATGGGGGATACTTTCAAAACTCTGCAATTATATCGATGCGATTCGCAGTAATCGTTCATGTAAAGAATGGATAAAACTTATAACATCGCTGGTTAAGGATTTATTCGGGGATGGTGGGGAATGGGCATGGGAAGAGCAACAACTACTAACTATTGTTAATAGTTGGCATCTCATAACAGATGATTGTGAATTAGAAATTGATTGTTTAGTAGTCAAAGACATTATTACCAAAGCATTAAGTTCTACGAATGGCAAGTTTGGTCATAGGACAGGCAAGATTACGATCAGCGCCTTAGAACCAATGAGAGCAATCCCTCATCAAGTCATCATCGTTATGGGACTGGAAAGTAGAACTTTTCCAAGAATAGATAATAGAAGGAGTTTTAATCTCTTAGAAAGAAAAAGAGAACTTGGAGACCCTAACCAATATGACAAAGACCGCTATTCATTATTAGAAGCTTTAATCTCAACTCGTCAAAATCTTTTACTTTCTTGGAATTCCAAAGATGAAAAGACAGGAGAAGATCTTGAACCTCCAAGTCCTATTCAACAATGGCTGAATTACTTAAAAATCAAATTAGGAGCCAACACCTATCAAGATATTCTCATTGAGCCACCAGCAAATCCTCTTGATCATTTCAACTTTATAAAAACCGAAAATTCACAAATCATGAGTTCTGACATGAAGAATCTAGAAGCTAGAAAATGGCTTGAAAAAGCGATTCCGACTAAAGATATCTCACTAGCATTACCGATAAAATGGAACGGAATAAACGAAAGTGAATCAAAATCTTTTTCCTTCGAGGAAACCAAAGAATGGTTACTAAATCCACAAATAACATGGTTGAAAGAGAATGAAATCCAATCTAAAGAATTTGTCAATCTTATTGAAGATAATGATTCACTTGAGCTTTCAGAGTTAGAAAAATATAAGCTGCTGAAATATCGACTAGAGAATAGTGATCTCAGCAAAATTAACAACACAAAAAACAATTCAAACTACTGGGAAGAAAACTTTTCTGGCAAAGGTGTTTTTCCTCCAAAAGGCTCTGGATTAATAGAAGAAGATATTCTTGAAGAGCGATGGAATAATTTAATATCCGCAATATACGCTACCGGTGAAATCACGAAAAGAAGTATTGAGATGCAAGAGTTAGAAGGTGAATTTTACTTTAGCGGGAAGAATTTAATACAGATTGAAATTGGAATTTTAAAATATAAAACTCTTATGAAAGGGTGGCTAAATCATTTATATTTATCTGCAAATAGTTCTTTTAATTCCAAAACTCTGATAATATCTAAAAAAATAGATTATAGTAAAAAAATAAATTTTGAAATAAGCAAGGAAATATTACCAATCAATACCCAAGAAGCAACTAAAACACTAAGAGAGATCCACCTATTAGCAGCCGCAGGAAGAAAAAGTTGTTGGCCCATACCACCTGAAAGTGGCCTGGCATATGCCCTTGCTATGAACGAAAAGAATAAGAATGAGGAAGATTTATTTCAAAAGGAATGGGAAGGTGATTTATATAGGAATGGAGAAAGAGAATCACTATCAATGGAACTTTGCTTTGGGAAAGAATGCAAAGCCTCTACTTTTCTAGACGTTAAATCATTTAACGATATATTAATGAGTCTCTATGAACCACTACTGAAAAACATCTACTAA
- a CDS encoding isoprenylcysteine carboxylmethyltransferase family protein, with amino-acid sequence MRLNKNFKKIITVLSRWGFSKQGLLNNSKGEWYLFSQILLILLHFIVPYPKIEYTEFAINIFIKIIGLAISIQGLIIVINAFLDLGENLTPLPYPMNESILIKNKSYKNVRHPLYKGLLFISLGICIFLLSLIHLCLLISLAYILKIKALKEEERLKIKFPEYKEYIKEVPAIIEKIKYLDWRS; translated from the coding sequence ATGAGGCTAAACAAAAACTTTAAGAAAATTATAACTGTCTTATCAAGATGGGGATTTAGCAAGCAAGGACTATTAAATAATTCAAAAGGGGAGTGGTATTTATTTTCTCAAATACTACTAATACTCCTCCATTTTATAGTTCCCTACCCAAAAATAGAGTATACAGAATTTGCAATAAATATTTTTATTAAAATTATTGGATTAGCAATTTCAATTCAAGGTCTAATCATTGTTATCAACGCATTCCTAGATTTAGGAGAAAATCTTACACCGCTTCCTTATCCAATGAATGAATCGATTCTGATAAAAAATAAATCATACAAAAATGTTAGACATCCCCTTTATAAGGGATTATTATTTATTTCATTAGGAATATGTATTTTTTTATTGAGTCTAATACATCTATGTTTGCTCATATCATTAGCTTACATCTTAAAAATAAAAGCTTTAAAGGAAGAAGAAAGACTGAAAATTAAATTCCCTGAATACAAAGAATATATCAAAGAAGTACCAGCTATTATCGAAAAAATAAAATATTTAGATTGGAGGTCTTGA
- a CDS encoding 1-acyl-sn-glycerol-3-phosphate acyltransferase — protein MPLLHREKKICLGVDPFWSRLAMFATQDFALNNFFRRRIVMGGENLPLSGSVVLAPTHRSRWDALMLTMAAGRRITNRDCRYMVTRSEMRGLQGWFLNRLGCFPIDQGRPSLTTLRYAVDLLISSQQLVVFPEGKINRFSEPVKLKKGLIRLAQLASNKGLEIKVVPVGLAYSDVIPKFYGSASICFSKPIIISRDFKQSTNDFNLELSKSMRSAEQSALLAVGRR, from the coding sequence TTGCCCCTTCTTCATAGAGAAAAAAAAATATGCCTCGGGGTTGACCCTTTCTGGAGTCGATTAGCGATGTTTGCTACCCAAGATTTTGCGTTGAACAATTTTTTTCGAAGAAGAATAGTTATGGGTGGAGAAAATTTACCTTTAAGTGGTTCTGTTGTACTTGCTCCCACTCATAGATCTAGATGGGATGCTTTGATGTTGACTATGGCTGCTGGGAGAAGGATTACAAATAGAGATTGTAGATACATGGTCACCAGATCAGAAATGAGAGGTTTACAAGGTTGGTTCTTAAACAGGTTGGGTTGTTTTCCAATTGATCAAGGAAGACCTTCTTTAACTACTCTTAGGTATGCAGTGGATTTGTTGATTTCAAGTCAGCAATTAGTTGTATTCCCAGAAGGAAAGATAAATCGATTTAGCGAGCCTGTGAAACTGAAAAAAGGCCTGATTCGTTTAGCTCAACTAGCCTCTAACAAAGGGTTGGAAATTAAAGTTGTTCCAGTAGGTTTGGCCTACAGCGATGTTATCCCAAAGTTTTATGGATCTGCATCAATTTGTTTCTCTAAACCAATAATTATTTCGAGGGATTTTAAGCAATCTACAAATGACTTCAATCTTGAACTTTCCAAAAGTATGAGAAGTGCTGAACAATCGGCTTTGTTAGCTGTTGGTAGAAGATAA